One Pseudodesulfovibrio senegalensis DNA segment encodes these proteins:
- a CDS encoding class I SAM-dependent methyltransferase — MVDVQQAMLDGVRKRAEKAGVSGIIDCRLADGNEPCLEDLKQNVDFIPVIHMLHETPDQHEFLCTMHNALKPGGILLVIEPGGHVSGKDFAEVRRTAKEVGFREIDKSGKLRAVFQKPESVRH; from the coding sequence GTGGTAGACGTGCAGCAGGCAATGCTGGACGGAGTTCGAAAGCGTGCCGAAAAGGCTGGCGTTTCAGGAATAATCGATTGTCGGCTGGCGGATGGGAATGAACCGTGCCTGGAAGATCTGAAACAGAATGTGGATTTTATACCTGTGATTCACATGTTGCATGAAACTCCTGATCAGCATGAGTTTCTGTGCACAATGCATAATGCCCTGAAGCCCGGAGGCATCCTGTTGGTGATAGAGCCGGGCGGACATGTTTCTGGTAAGGATTTTGCCGAGGTGCGCAGGACGGCGAAGGAAGTCGGTTTTCGTGAAATTGACAAAAGCGGAAAGCTGCGCGCGGTTTTTCAGAAGCCGGAGTCCGTGCGTCATTGA
- a CDS encoding glycosyltransferase family 2 protein, translating to MTNTKKFSVVLPVFNEQDNLQKLFAEIRCAADSTGWEWEAVFVDDCSTDQSLDVIRTLARDNREVRFVAFEGNRGQSVAFCAGFDAADSDVIVTMDADLQNDPGDIPAMLAAFGNGCDMVVGWRARRKDTFWKRIASRIGNAVRNWFTDDGIHDTGCSLKVMRRDMLMNLPRFKNMHRFFPILMKMQGATISEVVVNHRERHAGVSKYGNWQRAKQGIYDLFGVRWLMTRQVSYTVREKK from the coding sequence ATGACAAACACCAAAAAATTCTCGGTTGTTCTTCCCGTGTTCAATGAGCAGGACAATCTTCAAAAATTGTTTGCTGAGATCCGATGCGCCGCGGATTCCACAGGATGGGAGTGGGAAGCGGTTTTTGTGGACGATTGCAGTACGGACCAGAGCCTTGACGTGATCCGGACCCTTGCCCGGGACAATCGAGAGGTGCGCTTTGTGGCGTTTGAAGGGAATCGTGGTCAATCCGTGGCCTTTTGTGCCGGGTTCGACGCGGCCGATTCCGACGTGATCGTTACCATGGACGCTGACCTGCAGAATGATCCCGGTGATATTCCGGCCATGCTCGCTGCGTTTGGCAACGGTTGCGACATGGTTGTCGGCTGGCGAGCGCGCAGGAAGGATACCTTTTGGAAGCGCATTGCCTCCAGGATCGGCAATGCCGTACGAAACTGGTTTACGGACGATGGTATCCACGACACCGGGTGTTCCCTGAAGGTCATGCGCCGGGATATGCTCATGAATCTGCCGAGGTTCAAGAACATGCATCGCTTTTTCCCCATTCTCATGAAGATGCAGGGTGCCACGATCAGCGAGGTTGTGGTCAACCATCGGGAGCGTCATGCCGGGGTTTCCAAGTACGGCAACTGGCAACGCGCCAAACAGGGTATTTATGACCTTTTCGGGGTGCGCTGGCTCATGACCCGTCAGGTTTCGTATACAGTGCGCGAAAAGAAGTAG
- a CDS encoding lipid A biosynthesis domain-containing protein yields the protein MKMVLPQFWWLLLIATLGQLAYFVAFFILRWRSKDVQEMPLATQASLWIGGLCGLGYGFMQSDFLFVVGQACVLLIAIRMTRKNGAE from the coding sequence GTGAAAATGGTCCTGCCGCAGTTCTGGTGGCTGCTCCTTATCGCCACCTTGGGCCAGCTTGCGTATTTCGTTGCATTCTTCATTTTACGCTGGCGTTCGAAAGACGTACAAGAAATGCCGTTGGCCACGCAGGCTTCGCTGTGGATCGGCGGGTTATGTGGCCTTGGGTACGGTTTCATGCAGAGTGATTTTCTTTTTGTAGTGGGGCAGGCATGTGTTTTGCTCATAGCCATTCGAATGACAAGGAAGAACGGGGCTGAATGA
- a CDS encoding TVP38/TMEM64 family protein: MKKIDDVGRIGLRSMLKGMLMLAVFAAAVVAARKAGLDDMLGNTQWFTDHVLGRGPLSVFIFVGVCMGFSALGLPRQLLAFLGGFAFGMLGGALLATLGCGLGCALASGYARFFGKKGIVRRFGPRVQKVDRFLSHQPFTMALALRLFPLGSNFITNLAAGVSSIPLLPFVLGSSIGYLPQNFIFALFGAGMNAESRTGVILSVGMSIALFVASGLVGMAAYRRYRAEAAGVVDEG; this comes from the coding sequence ATGAAAAAGATCGACGACGTAGGCCGCATTGGCCTCAGGTCCATGCTCAAGGGCATGCTCATGCTCGCCGTGTTTGCTGCGGCCGTTGTTGCTGCGCGCAAGGCAGGATTGGACGACATGCTCGGCAATACGCAGTGGTTTACCGATCACGTGCTCGGGCGCGGGCCGCTTTCCGTTTTTATCTTTGTGGGTGTGTGCATGGGCTTTTCCGCACTCGGACTGCCCAGACAGCTGCTGGCATTTTTGGGCGGATTCGCCTTTGGCATGCTAGGGGGCGCGTTGCTGGCAACCCTGGGCTGCGGCCTTGGATGTGCTCTTGCTTCAGGATATGCCCGTTTCTTCGGTAAAAAAGGGATTGTCCGGCGTTTTGGCCCGCGCGTTCAAAAAGTTGATCGTTTCCTGAGCCACCAGCCGTTTACCATGGCGCTTGCGCTGCGTCTTTTCCCCTTGGGCAGTAATTTCATCACCAATCTGGCGGCAGGGGTAAGCAGCATTCCGCTTCTGCCGTTCGTGCTTGGCTCATCCATCGGCTATCTGCCGCAGAATTTTATCTTCGCACTGTTTGGGGCGGGCATGAACGCGGAATCCCGTACCGGCGTGATTCTGTCCGTGGGCATGAGCATCGCGCTTTTCGTGGCCTCAGGACTCGTGGGCATGGCCGCATATCGGCGCTATCGTGCCGAGGCTGCCGGTGTCGTAGACGAAGGATGA
- a CDS encoding phosphatase PAP2 family protein, whose protein sequence is MFFKTPALDATIQETINQHMRAPLLDTLMPIFSSHALFYVLLIPLAAWVWRKYGSRSLLLIPVLLLAVGMTDLGTNVIKKSIHRVRPLNALPNTYFVEDGQWERRPADFEQTKENGTSYPSAHGANTMCLAVLSMLFWPALKKWPLLLPLVVGYSRVYLGKHYPTDVVGGWLFGAVIAVAVWLACRRFIPSNSKR, encoded by the coding sequence ATGTTTTTCAAAACACCGGCCCTGGACGCAACAATACAGGAAACCATCAACCAGCACATGAGAGCCCCCCTGCTGGACACGCTCATGCCTATTTTTTCCAGCCACGCGCTCTTTTATGTTCTGTTGATACCACTGGCTGCATGGGTATGGCGCAAATACGGTTCCCGCAGCCTGTTGCTGATTCCCGTGCTGCTGCTCGCCGTGGGCATGACCGACCTGGGCACCAATGTGATCAAGAAATCCATCCATCGGGTCAGGCCGCTCAACGCCCTGCCCAACACATATTTTGTGGAAGACGGCCAATGGGAACGTCGGCCAGCCGACTTTGAGCAGACCAAGGAAAACGGCACCTCGTATCCTTCGGCGCATGGTGCCAACACCATGTGTCTGGCCGTGCTGAGCATGCTGTTCTGGCCCGCTCTGAAAAAATGGCCCTTGCTGCTCCCGCTGGTGGTAGGCTATTCCCGCGTTTATCTGGGCAAGCACTACCCCACGGACGTGGTCGGTGGCTGGTTGTTCGGAGCGGTAATCGCCGTTGCCGTCTGGCTTGCATGCAGGCGCTTCATCCCATCGAACAGCAAAAGATAG
- a CDS encoding glycosyltransferase family 4 protein translates to MQGTTKKKARIAVVMPKLGRYGGAEGFAWRLAAALAEKGHDVDFICARVEEEIPSGVRPVVVGRFGPFRFIKVLWFALAAEYVQRRNTYDLVFGLGNTVTQDIARVGGCPIRVFNRLSIRAWPKGFARFLKAFRRAVSPAGWTIAAIDSLRMKRAGTVVAVSDFVRERILEAHPYLEAQRVRVIYNEPDISRFVPATDQERQHCRGALGIGPNDVVVATAGTNFMLKGIGPLLRALALLPQEFKLHVAGGRNPAAFLRLARTLGVEERVCFHGRVSDMVSFYRAADVFVLASFFDACSNAVLEAQACGCRVLSSAMNGSARFVDTKYVFPDPADHANMAKLIQRVFREPVAAPPDWPDAIDSGLGPYLDLVDNHLNNRRPV, encoded by the coding sequence ATGCAGGGAACCACCAAAAAAAAAGCACGTATTGCCGTTGTCATGCCCAAGCTGGGCCGTTATGGCGGAGCCGAAGGGTTTGCTTGGCGGCTTGCTGCTGCCCTTGCTGAAAAGGGGCACGACGTGGATTTCATCTGTGCGCGGGTTGAGGAAGAAATACCGTCCGGCGTGCGTCCTGTGGTGGTGGGGCGTTTTGGGCCGTTTCGGTTCATCAAGGTGCTGTGGTTTGCCCTTGCAGCCGAATATGTTCAACGTCGCAATACCTATGATTTGGTTTTTGGCTTGGGCAATACCGTAACCCAGGACATCGCCCGGGTCGGCGGGTGCCCCATACGGGTATTCAACCGACTCTCCATTCGTGCATGGCCCAAGGGTTTTGCACGCTTTCTCAAGGCATTTCGTCGTGCTGTCTCTCCTGCCGGATGGACCATTGCCGCCATTGATTCACTGCGCATGAAACGGGCTGGAACCGTTGTTGCCGTGTCGGACTTCGTTCGGGAGCGTATCCTTGAGGCGCATCCGTATCTTGAGGCGCAGCGGGTCAGGGTCATTTACAACGAACCGGACATATCCCGTTTTGTCCCTGCAACGGATCAGGAGCGGCAGCATTGCAGGGGGGCGCTGGGAATCGGCCCCAATGATGTGGTTGTTGCCACGGCCGGAACCAATTTTATGCTCAAGGGAATCGGGCCGCTGCTCAGGGCCTTGGCCCTGTTGCCGCAGGAGTTCAAGCTTCACGTGGCTGGCGGACGTAATCCGGCTGCTTTTTTGCGGCTTGCGCGCACGCTCGGAGTGGAGGAGCGGGTATGCTTTCATGGCCGTGTTTCGGACATGGTTTCTTTTTATCGGGCTGCGGATGTTTTCGTGCTTGCCTCCTTTTTTGACGCCTGTTCCAATGCCGTGCTTGAAGCCCAGGCCTGTGGTTGCAGGGTTCTCTCCAGTGCCATGAACGGAAGTGCCCGCTTTGTCGATACGAAGTACGTCTTTCCCGACCCTGCCGACCATGCGAACATGGCGAAGCTGATACAGCGAGTCTTTCGGGAACCGGTAGCTGCTCCGCCTGACTGGCCGGATGCCATTGATTCCGGCCTTGGGCCGTATCTTGATCTTGTGGACAATCATCTTAATAACCGCAGGCCGGTGTGA
- a CDS encoding glycosyltransferase family 4 protein: MLDVLFLVKKRPVCVQQSRVALFMDRAEAEGLACSLRDVPESGLRRFLFFMGLPRARQIIVHDLLLSRAELVWLGTRGARIVFDCSTVFPESRQERFVHQCRRAGVCTASHLELARVMNPHCERVRVVPEGVDTGRFVPRSESDSASPLQVGIMGTQETAGALDSVLNRLQGLAGPVQFQVVSEKPYEGPCSDFVFWEKRSEERLVAQLWGMDVGVVPSEENDLSRNVSELLQFMACGIVPVVSAAGSNAEVVDHGIDGFLVDDPSEWEKYVMHLLDDPELRQAMGRAARDKVVSRFDSAVVGRQFWEPW, from the coding sequence ATGCTGGATGTCTTGTTCTTGGTGAAAAAACGCCCCGTTTGCGTCCAACAGTCACGAGTGGCTCTATTCATGGATCGGGCCGAGGCCGAAGGTTTGGCCTGCAGCCTGCGAGATGTTCCGGAAAGTGGTCTGCGGCGGTTTTTATTTTTCATGGGGCTGCCCCGTGCCAGACAGATAATCGTTCATGACCTGCTGTTGTCCCGTGCTGAACTGGTGTGGCTCGGTACCCGTGGCGCCCGCATTGTCTTTGATTGTTCCACGGTTTTTCCGGAGAGTCGGCAGGAGCGGTTTGTGCACCAGTGCCGCAGGGCCGGGGTTTGTACCGCGTCGCATCTTGAATTGGCCCGGGTCATGAATCCCCATTGCGAGCGCGTGCGCGTGGTGCCCGAAGGAGTGGATACCGGACGCTTTGTTCCACGCAGTGAAAGTGATTCGGCCTCTCCGCTGCAGGTAGGCATTATGGGGACGCAGGAGACCGCCGGCGCGCTTGATTCTGTGCTGAACCGGTTACAAGGGCTGGCTGGTCCGGTTCAGTTTCAGGTTGTTTCGGAAAAGCCGTATGAAGGTCCTTGCAGTGATTTCGTTTTTTGGGAAAAGCGTTCCGAAGAACGCCTTGTTGCCCAGTTGTGGGGCATGGATGTCGGGGTCGTTCCTTCTGAGGAAAATGATTTATCAAGAAATGTTTCCGAATTATTGCAGTTTATGGCTTGTGGGATTGTTCCGGTGGTCTCTGCCGCGGGGAGCAATGCCGAAGTCGTTGACCATGGTATCGATGGGTTTCTTGTTGACGATCCCAGTGAGTGGGAAAAATATGTAATGCATTTGCTGGATGACCCTGAATTGCGTCAGGCTATGGGCAGAGCGGCCCGAGACAAGGTTGTATCGCGATTTGATAGTGCTGTCGTTGGTCGACAGTTTTGGGAGCCGTGGTAG
- a CDS encoding two-component system response regulator, with translation MKVLIVDDSQTNLALLNHLLSEQECDVLQAANGAEAIEQVKENEFALILLDIQMPGMNGYEVAEAIKSIDNGRHVPIIFITAIFQDQDNVKLGYEAGAVDYLFRPVDVQTLKSKVQVFLQLHRQKVQLQNEIRQRAEAERALRAAEEKFRSIFERAVEGIFQCSMDGTFREANPALLGILGYDRPEDLIGVPGLADRLMHDGEQKRRFLASLRNDGYVSNFEFEVIRQDGKVVWLSESSRLVRDENGDELLIEGVVEDVTRRKSREKELRHLATIDSLTGVPNRHVFFDRLEHAVQAARRYKTELAVLFVDLNDFKSVNDSFGHGVGDRLLGQVADRCLGRIRAADTFARIGGDEFGVLLERIEGVDSVSAVARGLIDVLEKPFEVNGRIMRVGATIGISLYPVNGDDAADLLSKADSAMYMSKRTGSSGYAFYRPVQ, from the coding sequence ATGAAAGTGTTGATCGTCGACGACTCGCAAACAAATTTGGCACTGCTTAACCACCTGCTTTCGGAGCAGGAGTGCGATGTGCTTCAGGCCGCCAACGGGGCTGAAGCGATCGAGCAGGTCAAGGAAAACGAGTTCGCGCTGATCCTTTTGGATATTCAGATGCCGGGGATGAATGGGTACGAAGTTGCCGAAGCCATCAAGTCCATTGATAACGGCCGACACGTTCCGATTATTTTCATAACCGCCATTTTCCAGGATCAGGACAACGTGAAGCTCGGCTATGAAGCCGGGGCCGTCGATTATTTGTTTCGTCCGGTGGATGTGCAGACGCTCAAGAGCAAGGTACAGGTTTTTCTGCAGCTGCATCGACAGAAGGTTCAGCTGCAAAATGAAATCAGGCAACGCGCCGAGGCCGAACGTGCCTTGCGTGCGGCTGAGGAAAAGTTCAGATCGATTTTCGAGCGTGCGGTAGAAGGAATCTTCCAGTGCTCGATGGACGGAACCTTCCGGGAGGCCAACCCTGCCCTGCTGGGCATTTTGGGCTATGACCGTCCGGAAGATTTAATCGGTGTTCCGGGACTCGCCGACAGGCTTATGCATGATGGTGAGCAAAAGAGGCGGTTTTTGGCTTCGCTCCGTAACGACGGCTATGTTTCGAATTTTGAATTTGAGGTCATCCGTCAAGACGGCAAGGTGGTCTGGCTTTCGGAAAGCTCTCGCCTTGTCCGGGATGAAAACGGAGACGAGTTGCTGATCGAAGGGGTGGTGGAAGATGTAACGAGGCGCAAGAGCCGCGAAAAGGAGTTACGTCATCTTGCCACCATAGACAGCCTCACCGGGGTGCCCAACCGGCATGTGTTTTTTGATCGTCTTGAGCACGCCGTTCAGGCTGCAAGACGTTATAAAACAGAACTTGCCGTGTTGTTTGTAGATCTGAATGATTTCAAAAGCGTCAACGATTCCTTCGGACACGGCGTGGGCGACAGGCTTCTTGGCCAGGTCGCAGATCGTTGTCTCGGGAGAATCCGCGCGGCGGATACGTTTGCCCGTATCGGGGGAGACGAGTTTGGCGTGTTGCTTGAGAGGATAGAGGGTGTCGACAGTGTGTCAGCGGTGGCCCGCGGCCTGATTGATGTTCTGGAAAAACCGTTTGAGGTGAACGGCCGGATCATGCGAGTCGGGGCGACCATTGGCATAAGCCTGTATCCCGTCAATGGGGATGATGCAGCCGATCTGCTGAGCAAGGCGGATTCGGCCATGTACATGTCCAAGCGGACGGGAAGTTCCGGGTATGCATTCTACCGTCCGGTACAGTAG
- a CDS encoding NADH-quinone oxidoreductase subunit A, translating into MVFNWLHFAIILFLLAGVLFAAGPLLLASLLAPKARGGDVGMSYECGMRPMGSPWVRFGISYYVYALIFLAFDVDVLYLFPVSVAYREAAGWLPFVKVFIFLFFLILSIAYFWAKGVFTWPRKIR; encoded by the coding sequence ATGGTCTTCAACTGGTTGCACTTTGCCATCATTTTGTTCTTGCTGGCGGGGGTGTTGTTTGCTGCCGGGCCGTTGCTTCTGGCCTCGCTGCTTGCTCCAAAGGCCCGCGGAGGGGATGTGGGCATGTCGTATGAATGCGGCATGCGTCCCATGGGCAGCCCCTGGGTACGATTCGGCATTTCCTATTACGTCTATGCGCTGATCTTTCTCGCTTTTGACGTGGACGTGCTTTACCTGTTCCCGGTTTCAGTGGCATACCGGGAGGCCGCAGGGTGGCTTCCGTTTGTCAAGGTGTTCATTTTCCTTTTCTTTCTTATTCTTTCCATTGCCTATTTCTGGGCGAAGGGGGTTTTCACATGGCCGAGAAAGATACGTTGA
- a CDS encoding NADH-quinone oxidoreductase subunit B, translating into MAEKDTLKRPDLLTANGSYMEEPLVNVELAQDIMDVCRSMSLWPMTFGLACCAIEMMATGMARFDLARFGAEVFRPSPRQADLMIVAGTVTHKFAPGIVRLYEQMPGPKWVIAMGNCAISGGPFKFKGQYNVVEGVDKLIPVDVYVPGCPPRPEGLLEGLFELQRKITGKRWWPVAKQVGE; encoded by the coding sequence ATGGCCGAGAAAGATACGTTGAAGCGCCCGGACCTCCTGACCGCCAACGGCAGTTACATGGAAGAGCCGTTGGTCAACGTCGAGTTGGCCCAGGATATCATGGATGTCTGCCGATCCATGTCGCTTTGGCCCATGACCTTCGGACTGGCTTGTTGTGCCATCGAGATGATGGCCACAGGCATGGCGCGATTTGACCTCGCTCGTTTTGGTGCGGAGGTTTTTCGCCCCTCGCCAAGGCAGGCCGACCTCATGATCGTGGCCGGGACCGTGACACACAAGTTCGCGCCGGGCATTGTCCGTCTTTACGAACAGATGCCTGGGCCCAAATGGGTAATCGCCATGGGCAACTGTGCCATTTCCGGCGGTCCCTTCAAATTCAAGGGGCAGTACAATGTGGTTGAAGGAGTGGACAAGCTGATTCCCGTGGACGTTTACGTGCCGGGATGTCCTCCCAGACCGGAAGGACTGCTTGAAGGATTGTTCGAACTGCAACGCAAGATTACCGGCAAACGCTGGTGGCCGGTTGCAAAGCAGGTGGGAGAGTGA
- a CDS encoding NADH-quinone oxidoreductase subunit C, whose amino-acid sequence MTVFEHFNTLCVAKGDRAATGIDWNVFLDPDRVVDAAEQLKHLDFHLESVHAIDAAEGMLVNYLFDHFEKRERVCLRVLLDHTDAEVDSIAGVFQGAEWHERETYDFHGIMFRGNPNMVNLLLPAESDIHPLVKAAKKRFTLVELLNCGEIVSRADGFDLLDEKTEEAAQ is encoded by the coding sequence ATGACCGTATTTGAACACTTCAACACGCTTTGCGTTGCCAAGGGCGACCGCGCGGCCACCGGAATAGACTGGAACGTGTTTCTGGATCCGGACCGGGTCGTGGATGCTGCCGAACAGCTGAAGCATTTGGATTTTCATTTGGAAAGCGTACACGCCATAGATGCGGCCGAAGGCATGTTGGTCAACTATCTGTTTGACCATTTTGAAAAGCGGGAGCGCGTATGTTTGCGTGTGTTGCTTGATCATACGGATGCCGAGGTTGATTCCATTGCGGGCGTGTTCCAGGGGGCCGAATGGCATGAGCGGGAGACCTATGATTTCCATGGCATCATGTTCAGGGGCAACCCGAATATGGTGAATCTGCTTTTGCCTGCCGAGTCCGACATCCATCCTCTTGTGAAGGCGGCCAAGAAACGGTTTACGCTGGTCGAACTGCTTAATTGTGGTGAAATCGTGAGCCGGGCCGACGGGTTCGACCTTCTGGATGAAAAGACAGAGGAGGCAGCGCAATGA
- a CDS encoding NADH-quinone oxidoreductase subunit D: MSSETVFQARVEDPIGGDFYARRFQQGCEENTLVLNMGPQHPSTHGVLRVILEVDGEYILRAEPVLGYLHRMHEKMGEVKSWYQFIPNMGRVDYGHPLAWNWAYVGAVEKLAGIEVPERAEYIRVITCELNRLASHLLWWGAYLLDLGAFTPILYAFDDREAILDILQRPTGSRLTYSSFRIGGVQMDLDDKAVQMIKDFIPYFRKRLPMYKDLVTDNIILRKRVEGIGEMSPDVVNRFGCTGPVARGSGINYDVRRNEPYSIYDRFDFEIPTEDTCCAAGRYLVRMEEMAQTLRILEQAVEGLEQAKGERIMEKAPKPNWKAPAGEAWFAVESGRGKVGVHVVSDGSKTPYRVKLRSPSYSNLSSFGEVAEGVLIADAVAILGSLDLIIPEIDR, from the coding sequence ATGAGCTCTGAAACCGTTTTTCAGGCCCGGGTCGAAGACCCGATTGGCGGCGACTTCTATGCACGGCGTTTCCAGCAGGGGTGCGAGGAAAATACGCTGGTGCTCAACATGGGGCCGCAGCATCCATCCACACACGGCGTTTTGCGCGTCATTCTCGAGGTGGACGGCGAATATATCCTGCGGGCCGAGCCTGTTTTGGGATATCTGCACCGGATGCACGAGAAGATGGGCGAGGTAAAGAGCTGGTATCAGTTCATTCCCAACATGGGGCGCGTGGACTACGGGCATCCCCTGGCCTGGAACTGGGCTTATGTGGGAGCCGTGGAGAAATTGGCCGGGATCGAGGTGCCCGAGAGGGCCGAATACATTCGGGTCATCACCTGCGAATTGAACAGGCTGGCGTCGCACCTCTTGTGGTGGGGCGCATACCTGCTGGACCTTGGGGCATTTACCCCCATCCTGTACGCGTTTGATGATCGTGAAGCCATTCTGGACATACTGCAGAGGCCTACGGGGTCGCGCCTGACCTACAGCTCGTTCCGCATCGGCGGAGTGCAGATGGATCTGGACGACAAGGCCGTGCAGATGATCAAGGACTTCATCCCCTACTTCCGCAAGCGGTTGCCCATGTACAAGGATCTTGTCACGGACAACATCATTCTGCGCAAACGTGTCGAGGGCATCGGGGAGATGTCTCCGGACGTGGTGAATCGCTTCGGTTGCACAGGACCTGTGGCGAGAGGCTCCGGCATCAATTACGATGTGCGGCGCAACGAGCCATATTCCATTTATGACCGTTTCGACTTTGAAATTCCTACGGAAGATACCTGTTGCGCGGCAGGACGGTACCTGGTGCGCATGGAGGAAATGGCCCAGACCCTGCGGATTCTGGAACAGGCCGTGGAAGGGTTGGAACAGGCCAAGGGCGAACGCATCATGGAGAAGGCACCCAAGCCCAACTGGAAGGCTCCGGCGGGCGAGGCGTGGTTTGCCGTGGAAAGCGGACGCGGCAAGGTCGGCGTGCACGTGGTTTCCGATGGCTCCAAGACACCGTATCGCGTCAAGCTGCGGTCCCCGAGCTACAGCAACCTGAGTTCGTTCGGGGAAGTGGCAGAGGGTGTGCTTATTGCCGACGCCGTTGCCATTCTCGGCAGTCTTGACCTGATCATTCCGGAAATCGACAGGTAG
- the nuoH gene encoding NADH-quinone oxidoreductase subunit NuoH, whose translation MTTFINTQLLHLIIALVAIMAWVGLNALVLVYFERKFAGHIQRRPGPFEVGPHGILQPLIDGLKLMGKQLLTPDGADSVLFWLAPVLSFVPVLLLFAPIPYGPVLTGMEMNLGILLILAFAGFNSLALLLAGWASKNKWGLLGAARAVAQAVAYEIPMLLAVLAVAFITGTLNLTEITTMQGAWPWQWNIVIQPLGFIIFLVSAFGETNRAPFDLPEGESELTAGFHTEYSSMGFGLFFMAEYAYMVVVCSVCTVLYLGGFKGPFLDGWWWFLAKTYALLFLMIWVRWTYPRVRFDQLLNINWKWLLPLATFNLLATALFIKL comes from the coding sequence ATGACGACATTCATCAATACTCAATTGTTGCATCTGATCATCGCCCTGGTCGCAATCATGGCATGGGTCGGACTCAACGCGTTGGTTCTGGTTTACTTTGAACGCAAGTTTGCAGGCCACATCCAGCGCAGGCCCGGACCGTTCGAGGTTGGACCGCACGGCATATTGCAGCCGCTCATTGACGGTCTCAAGCTCATGGGCAAACAGCTGCTGACCCCGGACGGGGCGGACAGCGTACTGTTCTGGCTGGCGCCGGTCCTTTCCTTTGTGCCGGTGCTGTTGCTGTTTGCGCCCATTCCTTACGGCCCGGTTTTGACCGGCATGGAAATGAACCTCGGCATCCTGTTGATTCTGGCTTTCGCCGGATTCAACTCGCTGGCTCTGTTGCTGGCAGGGTGGGCTTCCAAGAACAAATGGGGGCTTTTGGGTGCTGCGCGTGCGGTGGCACAGGCCGTGGCATACGAGATCCCCATGCTTCTGGCCGTGTTGGCCGTTGCCTTCATCACAGGAACGCTGAATCTGACCGAGATAACCACCATGCAGGGAGCATGGCCCTGGCAATGGAACATCGTGATACAGCCTTTGGGCTTCATTATTTTCCTGGTCAGTGCTTTTGGTGAAACCAACCGCGCCCCGTTCGACTTGCCCGAAGGTGAGTCCGAACTGACCGCAGGGTTCCACACCGAATATTCCTCCATGGGATTCGGCCTGTTCTTCATGGCTGAATACGCCTACATGGTGGTCGTCTGCTCGGTGTGTACGGTTCTGTATCTGGGCGGTTTCAAGGGGCCGTTCCTTGACGGATGGTGGTGGTTCCTGGCCAAGACCTATGCACTGTTGTTCCTGATGATCTGGGTTCGCTGGACCTACCCGCGCGTGCGGTTCGACCAGCTGTTGAACATCAACTGGAAATGGCTGTTGCCGCTGGCCACGTTCAATCTGCTGGCAACCGCGCTTTTCATAAAGCTGTAG
- a CDS encoding 4Fe-4S binding protein: protein METIRRNILQPIKDLWSLIVGLKVTGKYFAMKQVTVHYPRQVIDDENLKTYAGHIELVGKPKDPCMPRCISCQMCATSCPSGCIKVTKQKAPKPTPEQQKAMEEAKAKGEKVKKPAAPKNPAGFMLDYSLCSLCGTCVEVCPVKSLRFSNDIYLVGTSRDDFKFDLLERLRSQAEPRCDAPASKKQ from the coding sequence ATGGAAACGATCCGCAGGAACATCCTGCAGCCCATCAAGGATCTCTGGAGCCTGATCGTGGGCCTCAAGGTGACCGGCAAGTATTTTGCCATGAAACAGGTCACGGTCCACTATCCGCGCCAGGTTATCGATGATGAAAACCTCAAGACATACGCGGGCCATATCGAGCTTGTGGGCAAGCCCAAGGACCCGTGCATGCCGCGGTGCATTTCGTGTCAGATGTGCGCCACAAGCTGCCCGAGCGGGTGTATCAAGGTGACCAAGCAGAAGGCACCAAAGCCCACGCCCGAACAGCAGAAGGCTATGGAAGAGGCCAAGGCCAAGGGAGAAAAGGTCAAGAAGCCTGCCGCACCCAAGAATCCTGCCGGATTCATGCTCGATTATTCGTTGTGCAGCCTGTGCGGTACGTGCGTCGAGGTCTGTCCCGTCAAATCACTTCGGTTCTCCAACGACATTTATCTTGTCGGAACAAGTCGGGACGATTTCAAGTTCGACCTGTTGGAACGCCTGCGCAGTCAGGCTGAGCCGCGGTGCGACGCGCCTGCATCAAAGAAACAATAA